The following DNA comes from Salvia splendens isolate huo1 chromosome 17, SspV2, whole genome shotgun sequence.
catcaaaaacattaaagggcatatgcttcatagccgcccatctagtcattgtatcatcaaaattctttttatcatatttaaatagaggcgcacctgacgaacccgagccggcgccggcgggttggaagtttagttggctttgggtagaggcagtgccgcattctaccggatgctttgccactaaatggcgacggagggtgccatatccaccaccggcggaccatttgtacactttatcgcaatagttgcaataaacatgaaagtccgaagtctcttcttgagagttcggatcgtgaggacttggaatcaccaccgccaccttcttgtagtgtttgataaaaatgtccgatttcaaaggttttgccgtgttagtgggtgcagggggaggcatctcctcatttccgccggtgctagaaggaatacgagaatgcgatctatcctcgttgttgtccgagtccgacgatatagtaacgtcgaactcctcatctcccctacccccgccttgttgcatttcagcaagtagcatggcggtcctatgatcttcttccatctacaaatattatgtacgtagaagttaaaagtatgaacgcaaaaaaatattaatgaaattttgtgcatgtgaattgggaaacaaatttttcattacttacttgcatgcgttcggctgccaatcgggaaacctcatccataacatctcgacgactaggtcgtcgagattttgagggacgcgtagtgctttgatcttgggctattcccttgccccgatcaccacgtcccgatccaccacgagaagaagacatattgaatatattgataaatgaaaagtaatatggacttggaataaaatatgtatgaagtataaaagaagtcgtaaattatgagcacaacaaatatagtagtgagtagaaagtgtagaattaaacttgcgcaattagagagaatgatgagagaatagagaaatggagattgagaatgaaatccttgttaacacaagaatggggtaaggaaatatgaaggagaagtgaggtatttataggagtaaaattggaagaaataaaaaaaaaattcaaatttcaaactttcaaattttcggccgaaccgccggtttaccgcctgaaccggcggttcaacctcaaaaccggcggtttttccacgaaaccggcgggttggtccacggttttccgacacaaaccgccggtttctgacctcacctagccccctacgcctgaaaagcttccggaaccggcggaaaccggtcggaaccgccggttcaaaccggcggttttcctccaaaaccggcggttttcgcccaaaaccggcgaaccgccggttcatacctatccctactttgaacccctacgaaccctagccgttcgaccctttgaaccggcggttcgaaccgccgaaccgccggttttgaaccgccggttcacggttcaagttatgcccgaacctgaaccggccttTATGACCCTCCGACCCTTCagccggttcaacccgccggttccgggcccggttccggttcatgaaccggcgggcccgaaccggcggttaaccggcgggccAGGCCGGATTGTGCATGCCTACCTGCAGTTGTAGCCTGGGACTCAAAtttagaggaatgatgacgtggatgGGACTTGGGCCTGAATCCTGGCTAGGGTTAAGGATGCTCTGAGGCTCTTGGATAAAAACCAGAGCGCCTTGATCTGTTTATGGGGCTGCCTGATTCTGTGAAACCTGCGTACGTTAAGCGTGTTCTTAAGCAGAATCGTCAGAATAAGCAAGCTCTGTAAGCAGGTTTTGATTGCAGGAACTCTTTTGGTGATATGCATTTTGTtggtagtagtttttttttgtggttACAGGAACTATGAGAACTTTTGATTTTCTGTAAAGAATTAAGATTGTGATCTTTATGGTAGTATTAGATTAAAATCTAGatgatataatttatatattgttATTCTTGATTGAAAATTGTGGAGGAATAGAATTGAGATGCTGTGGACTACAATTTTTTAGAGTGAATTACAAAAATACCTAAATTTTAGATTGGTATCAAACTTGGTTACGTGGtactcaaattttaaaatatcaccACACATATCTGGTGCTAGAGGTATTTTTGCATTTTTGAGACAGTTTTTTAGTTTAAACTCTCTTCAAGCTCCTAAAGGGTATTCTAGTCTATTTGTGATGTGAGAGAGTACAACTTTAGGGAAGTGATATCACATTCAGGTATCAAAATTGGAATTAGCCGAGGAAAAATTCAACTTACATCAATTATTGCCTAAAGATTCTAAATGATTGAATGTACAAATTTGCTCTCTACCTATTTGAGGGTGATTTAGTccgaaaaaatgagaaaaagtcAATAGGACCTTCCGAAAgtgatattttgaaaatatagtaTGCGTGAATGTGCAGGTCCTAaatttgtagttcactctattttaAATGAGGAAGGAGTTGAAGAAATTAATACTTGCCACAAAATGCCAATTTGTTTCTCACATCACAAATTGACTAAAATACCCTTTTAAGGGCTTGATTGTAGTCTGGTCCAAAAAAGTGTAAAAATCTATCTAGCAATATTAAATCAAAGTCTAAAAtcgaatgagaatatgtttaaaGTTTGAGTACCGCATTTAATACAAATCCAAAGTTTAGGTGCAGTAAAATGTAATTTATCAGTTTTTTACATGTTACTATTAATTTGTTGCACGAGTCATACCTCAGATTAAAATTCATAGATCCGCCACGATACAACAACATTAGATGCATATCTATATGTATTTCCCACATCGATGGTTTCTATCAAGCTCAATAAGTTCCATAATTTACATCACCTTGGTGTTTCAGTTCTCGTTGCCAATCTCAACGATATGGAGAAATGAGTCATAAATATATCAATTTCatgcaaataaaaaaaatcgaatgaTATCACCATTTTTAACTAAATAATCCTTATTATTGTTAGCCTTTTtcagtagtactagtattaattttggaagtttAAAGTTGCGTCGTGAACGTGACTAGGGTAGAGTTGAAAGGTCAGCAATTTATGGATATGATCAAATATCAATGCATAGAGTTAGGTGATTACTACGTATATAGATGGTTGGCGATCAAGTTGTATGGTTTGAAAGGAACAGGTGTGACCGGTTCTTGATTATTTCCCGCGGAAAGTGCATGGAAACATATTCAAGTGGAAATCTTGGTTTGTTCGTTCGTTCCTTTGTTTTCAATCTTACATTTTGTGTTAGCGAGTGCACTACTGAAAACAAACTATTTAATTTGCTTAGTTAGTAGTTATACCTTCgtctacaaaaaataattttattactgAATGATACGGATTAAATACGTACTACAAAACTCGttaagaagagaaaaagttatTGAAATATTGTTTCAGAACTAGAAAATGAGCCACCATATTAGATGCAGAAAATTGTCATAAATAAATAGTGATTTCGGTAAGTggtctaaaatagaaaaataagactatttttcgttagcaataatattatataaataaatatgtcTATTATATTCTGAATGaataatcttttatttaatCTTTTATTATATGAGCCTGACACAATAGACCTATAAATGTCAACTTGTTTGCATTTAAATCTTAACGTGGGGACTTCAACTACTTCTATGAAGCAACCTAATATATCAATCAATTTTCAACCTTCCCTTTCGCAGGAGGAATATATACTACtaggtgttcggtttgcaataTTGTATCCcgtgattaaatatgtagtgtgtttagtTCGTGAgattcaatcctagatggataatcatgagataattagtcatagctaatcctctatgactaaaataatctcacaactcaattctagattgtatcttggtattattttatctaggaaaccgaactccacctaatagtattaatttataacttaATCAAGGTTCATTTCGCATAACTAACATTTCCTTTGGCATAATTAACCTTCCCTTTCCCTTTTATACAACAATGAATTCAATAATACGCGGATCATGTACTTATACTATGGAATCTTTTATTGTAATCAAATTAAATCTACATATGATGTTGTGCAATTAAATGACAAGATActaattactacctccgtcctgaaagtttgtctcatttttccattttcgtccgtcccataaaatttgtctcatttcacttttttaccattttttgtagtggatttcttattccactaactcattcctactcatattttattataaaactaatatataaaagtatgacctgCATTCTACttattttttcaactcacttttcattacactttttaaaactcgtgccgggttaaagtgggacaatatttgggggacggagagagtaacaCTCAACCTTGTTAATCAAACACATTATAAAACCATATATTTCACATTCCTTCAtccaaaatttaataatacttGGAATGTCATCATTGACTTATTCTCCTACAAATAAATACAAGAAGATGAAACTTCCTCCTACCTCTTATAATCATACTTATATATACATTGCTATTACACAATTACACATTAACTCCAAATAGCTTGAGCTAAAACATTCCATcaaaaaaaaagttatgaaAAATGGCTTTGGTGACAAAAATGAGTGATATTGAGAGAGAAGCAAGTAATATGATAGGGAAGCAGCAAATCAACCATTTCAGCCACCGCCACCCGCTGGAGGCGGCGGAGGTCCACGACGGCGACGACAAATTAGGCGCGTGCGCGGGCTGCGAGCACGACATCGTGGGGCCGGCGTACGTGTGCACGAAGGCGACGTGTAACTTCGTCCTCCACGACCTTTGCTCCGACCTCCCGCGCcgcaaccgccaccgctgccacCCCCGCCACCCGCTCTCCCTCCTCCCCTCGCCGCCGTACAGCGACGGCGAGTTCACCTGCGACGCGTGCGGCGCGTCGGGGCACGGGTTCACGTACCACTGCGCCGCCTGCAAGTTCGACCTCCACGTGGAGTGCGCGGCGCTGCCGGAGACCGTGAAGCGGAGCGATCATCAGCATGATTTTGTGTTGACGATGTGTGGGGAGAATTTGGACGGTGGGGATTTGGTGTGCTATGATTGCGATGATGATCGTGTGGCTAAGGATGGCTGGATGTATTGTTGCTTGGATTGTAAATTAGGTTTGCATTTGGCTTGTGCGGAGACTTGTTAATTAAATGCTTAATTAtgctttaattaattgtggagacGTGAAAATGGTGTCCCTTTTCTGCAACTGTATTAACACTATATTGAATGCACTTCAATTCACGAATTTAATGTTGGGAGCTTCTGCCTTTTTCTTATTTGAAATAAAGTTGTCGTTCGGTTTGACTTAATACGATTGCATTTTGAGTAGATATATAGAGCTCGATTATTACCTTCGAGATAGTAACGAGTATGATTAgtcttaaaatttcaaattatttcGGATCAATTTAATCTTAGCTACCACGAGATAGTGTATTATGTCTACAATATCATGAATATAAATCAACAGGAGCATTACTTATTAGTTAGCTATAATAGCGACTtatcaaattattaaaaatggTAATTAAGAGAGACGATATTCACGTGGCTATGCATAAGAACATAGAAAGTATTGTGAGTAGAAGATCGATTATATTCTTGTGTGTTCTTCTGGAGTTGTACAAAGCCTCCTTGTATAGAGGAGTGTATCATCTATCTAgggaataaattattttattctcgGAATAAATCAATTCATAATTTCTAGACTTGCCTATCAATCAATTACTAAAACTGTGATCTTCTTCCTTGGATAGATTAGTCTTTGTTAGGGCATCAGGGGAACCctaagggcatcagcagtggggcgccctatggcgcgtcacgtcatcagttttatcctttttccccccacctgcagtggggcaccctaaggcacgccctatggcgcgccacatcatcattttattgttttgtttaattaatttaaatgttttcaaataacaagtaacgagtaaataaaaaatgtcTAAACAATTTCCTTGCGGTCGGGgtttcgtcgtcggtgtagttcgtacggccgggggcgtactcatcgcaatttccgggaggcggcaacttctgcacccgctgccggttccgcttctttttggctggggcggaagcggtcgcggcgggttcgggatcgggatctgaagacggctccatgtcagacaacccgtacgattccgtactgaaatcgggttcgtactgggtgtcggcgtcgaacgaacgatattcgccgggttctgtacccggcctacgcgcctctccgctaaacataggacaattgggacttgaatccatttcgtagtaataataagtttcgaaactgaaatcgtgaaatgaaattacaaatgaactctatttataaaaaaacgaaaccgcgtgccatggtccgcgtcgatcgtccgcgtagcccacagtgggccggacgatggcctatcgtccgcgtaggccgcaataGGGCGGACgaagggcatcgtccgccctatACTCCGTGCCCTTAGTATAGGGAGCaacgatcgtccgcggcctatgtcacgcacccgcaatggggcggacgatgcgtgccatcgggcgtgccatcgtccgccccattgcggatggcctaaggcgcgccctatggcgcgccacgtcatcagttttatcctccttccccccacctgcagtggggcgccctaaggcgcgccctatggtgcgccacatcatcattttattgttttgttttgtttaattaatttaaatgttttcaaataacaagtaacgagtaaataaaaaacgtctaaACAATTTCCTTGCGGTCGAGgtttcgtcgtcggtgtagttcgtacggccgggggtgtactcatcgcaatttccgggaggcggcaacttctgcgcccgctgccggttccgcttctttttggctggggcggaagcggtcgcggcgggttcgggatcgggatcggaagacggctccatgtcagacaacccgtacgattccgtactgaaatcgggatcgtactgggtgtcggcgtcaaacgaacgatattcgccgagttctgtacccggcctacgcgcctctccgctaaacataggactattgaGACTTGAATTCATTTCGTAGTAATAATAAGTTtcgaaactgaaattacaaatgaactctatttatgaaaaaacgaaaccgcgtgccatggtctgcgtcgatcgtccgcgtagcccacagtgggccggacgatggtgcggacgatggcctacCGTCCGCGGCCATCatccgcgtaggccgcaatggggcggacgatggcgcggacgatgagcATCGTCCAccctatactccgcgcccttagtatagggcgcgacgatcgtccgggcctatgtcacgcacccgcaatggggcggacgatggcgggtgcggacgatgcgcgccatcgggcgtgccatcgtctgccccattgcggatggccttatagTTTGacataaatactagtagtactataataCTCTCTTAATCCCTAAAAATTGTCATCCTTAAACATTGTCAGGTTAGTCTGTCTTATAAAACTAAACTACTTCTAATTTTGAAACATTTTCACTACTCATTATACTATAATGATGCAAATTTCACTAtccattaatattattttaattattttagttttagaaactaatagtattatttaaatattttccacaactcattatcaaacttcattatccactaatattattttaaatattctttctcttttattttattaaattcacaTTAAACTGTACAGTCCTTGTATTTTTGGGAGGCGGGAGTATTTTTATGCTTTTCACTATCGAAATATGCACTAAAAAGTAGAGTTTGATATGCAaagctttttttcttttcttttgtaaaacaataaaattagaatagtGCAATTGTCATCATTTTTGCCATACATACAATTTGTTGCATCCGAGATCTACTTTAGAAGAAGAGCTAAATAAATAACATCAATATTCGCAACTGATAATAAAACAAGGAGAATGAGAATATTGCGAACACCTTTTCCACATGCTATACGTATTGatgatattaaattattaataaaaaattcgGGGATACATCTAACAAATCTTTTTCTACTGACTACACTAAACTAAATCTTTTTCTACTAACtccactaaactaaaaataatataGTTTCGTTGGGTTGCGTACCAATTCTGGAAATCACGTGcagagatattattatatt
Coding sequences within:
- the LOC121773729 gene encoding uncharacterized protein LOC121773729, with translation MALVTKMSDIEREASNMIGKQQINHFSHRHPLEAAEVHDGDDKLGACAGCEHDIVGPAYVCTKATCNFVLHDLCSDLPRRNRHRCHPRHPLSLLPSPPYSDGEFTCDACGASGHGFTYHCAACKFDLHVECAALPETVKRSDHQHDFVLTMCGENLDGGDLVCYDCDDDRVAKDGWMYCCLDCKLGLHLACAETC